AAACAAAAAAATATGACTCCCCAACAGCAAAGTTATCAAAAATTACAGCAAAAGATTGAGCTTAAACGCCCGGTCTTAAAAAATTGCCTTAAAGCATTTTTGGTAGGTGGACTTTTTTGTGTTGTCGGGCAGGCAATTAGTTATTTTTATATTTATTTTTTTAATTTTACAGAGAAAACTGCAGGGAATCCTACTGTGGCAACAATGGTATTTATATCGATGCTACTAACTGGATTTGGTATATATGATCGAATTGGACAATTTGGTGGAGCAGGCAGTGCTGTCCCTGTAACAGGGTTCGGGAATGCTGTGATATCTGCAGCAATCGAGCATCGTACAGAAGGGTTTGTGTTAGGGGTAGGAGGCAACATGTTTAAGCTTGCCGGATCAGTTATCCTCTTTGGTGTTTTTTCAGCCTTTGTTGTGGCATTAATTAAAACATTACTGGGCTTATGGGGGGTTTTGTAATTGTTAAAAGGGCATCAATCTTGGATATTTCAAAACCGGCCAATGATTGCCGCAACTGGTGTAACGGGGGGACCGTTTG
The Neobacillus sp. PS3-40 genome window above contains:
- the spoVAC gene encoding stage V sporulation protein AC, translated to MASKQKNMTPQQQSYQKLQQKIELKRPVLKNCLKAFLVGGLFCVVGQAISYFYIYFFNFTEKTAGNPTVATMVFISMLLTGFGIYDRIGQFGGAGSAVPVTGFGNAVISAAIEHRTEGFVLGVGGNMFKLAGSVILFGVFSAFVVALIKTLLGLWGVL